GGTAATAAAAGGGTTTTGGTAGGCTATGAAAAGAACTTTAGTGTCAAAACTTATCGAGGGGTACTGAGTTTCATGTTTCTTCGACTCTGTTTCTCTCTTCTCAGAACGGAACACGGCTTTTCTTCCGAGGCCAGCTCATTTGGGAGGCGATTATGGATGAGCTGTTGTCAATGGGCATGTCAGATGCAAAACAGGTAGCATCCTCGTGAATAGTGATCTTATATAAGGGATTGTGTTGATGATGTACTAGTGAGTCACTAAGAAAGTCTTCAGTTTCCATCTATGTATAAATAAGATTATTCTTTACCGTCTCTGCATTTGTAGGATTGGCCTACTTAGGTAACTTTCATCCGCTAgtgattaataatttttttttattatacatgtttGAGAAAATTGTAGGGCATACTTACAGGATGTTCTGCTGGTGGCTTGGCAACTCTTATACATTGTGACTACTTTCGAGATCATCTCCCAAAAGATGCAGCTGTCAAATGTGTTTCTGACGGAGGCTTCTTTCTCAATGTGtatgtttaattaatttcttTACAGAGATTTGTGAGTTACAGTACTTTTTAGTTAAGTTCTTTTCGGTCTAAGCTGatttaaagaagcaaaacctgTAAAACTAATTTAGCATTCTTTGCAGACTATACACCGCAGTGCTAGGAAAATTACTGTCACTGTGATATTAGCTTAGCAGTGTCTTTCAGCCTCGCTAAGCTGTTTTTCTTCGTTTCAGGCCTGATGTCCTTGGACACCCTACGATGAGATCTTTCTATCATGATGTTGTTAACCTGCAGgtttccctctctctttctgtcAATACCTAATCAtacattttcttatattttcgtGAATGCTTCATCGAAATGAACAAGAACATGTCATGGCTTTGAGCTTATTTTCAATGGTTGATTCCAACTAGGGCGTAGATAAGAGCTTGGATCAGAATTGTGTTGCCAAACCGGAGCCATCCAACGTAGGTTTTTGATTCTTAATTTGGTAAAATATTTGTTGACTGATCATGATTGTTACTGAGACACTTTTGTTATGATTTGCAGTGTATATTTCCTCAGAAATTCCTTAACAACATAAGAACACCAGTATTTCTTGTCAACCCAGCTTACGACTTTTGGCAGGTTAGAAACATTATAACTTTCTGTTTTGACTTAACTCCAATTTATGTTTAACGTTTTACTAATACCAATCACATGTTCAGATTCAACATGTCTTGGTACCAGCTTCTGCTGATGTAGATAAAAGTTGGGCAAAGTGCAGACTCAATATTAAGGAGTGTGATGTCGCACAGATGAAAGTTCTACATGGTAATTTACTCTTAAATCAAGCTTAATGACCAAATTGATTATATAACCTCTGTGTCAAATTACAATCATTTGATCTGATCTTTTTTGTACTTGGGAATCTATTATCCCTGGAAAACTTCTTCGTATACTTCTTTGTAAAATGGTCAGTTGTATAAATCCctatttgatatgcaggttttcgTAGCTCTATGATGAATGCGATCGGGAAGTTTCATCAGAACAAAGTTGGTGGGATGTTCATAGATTCATGCTACTCTCACTGCCAGACACTTATGTCAGCGACATGGCACTCCCCAACCTCAACAAGAATCGAAAATAAGGTCAAGACATGTGACTCACACAATCTGTTGCTTTCTTTCTTCTTACAAATCAACTGATTCTGTTCTGTTGTTGGAACAGACTATTGCAGAGTCTGTAGGTGACTGGTACTTCAACAGAAAACCGCTGAAGCTAATCGATTGTCCTTATCCGTGCAATCCATCTTGTTACAACCTGAATTTCACCTGAACGTGCTTTGTAGCTGGCATTGACCAACCCCGCTCTGCTTTTGGATTTCTCCTCAAGTTTCATCATCATCTGAGGGGTAGCCATTCTCGAATCCTCAATTCGGTTGAGTCCTAAAGGTTATCATGTTCTTGAAGCATGAAGTTATCTAGAGAATGTCACCTGCTTTGTATTCTAACTTAGCTGATTGATCACCGAGGAGAGACTTGATTACAAAAGCAACACAATTCATAATCCATATTGGCATATtgcatatgtatatgtatatattattgtgATCGTAATATATTGAAATGAGGTTGGTTTTTGTGTGGAAAGAAGTTCCAATGTTATGTTAATGAGGGAAAGGAGAGTGAATCTGAATCGTTTAACTGTGGCCTTCTAGGTCGGAACCTTCCAAGTGATGGAATGTTCGTTCAAGAAAATATCTTGTGAAAACTTCATAGTTCAGCAGTTTACTTAACAGGTTCACTAATGTTTgtaca
This region of Brassica napus cultivar Da-Ae chromosome C5, Da-Ae, whole genome shotgun sequence genomic DNA includes:
- the LOC106452743 gene encoding pectin acetylesterase 5, translated to MAIPRLSSLLRWRKLGKSDWLVASIGFVLFVFFLSFFFDPTSDSVPSVDRSPPIASPPDLVKLTLSSKAKERGAFCLDGSLPGYHFHKGSGSGSKSWLLHLEGGGWCSTIASCSARAMTMLGSSTYFEDEVDFQGVLSSDPSLNPEFFNWNRVKIRYCDGASFAGHPEAEFKNGTRLFFRGQLIWEAIMDELLSMGMSDAKQGILTGCSAGGLATLIHCDYFRDHLPKDAAVKCVSDGGFFLNVPDVLGHPTMRSFYHDVVNLQGVDKSLDQNCVAKPEPSNCIFPQKFLNNIRTPVFLVNPAYDFWQIQHVLVPASADVDKSWAKCRLNIKECDVAQMKVLHGFRSSMMNAIGKFHQNKVGGMFIDSCYSHCQTLMSATWHSPTSTRIENKTIAESVGDWYFNRKPLKLIDCPYPCNPSCYNLNFT